Proteins encoded in a region of the Bacillus methanolicus genome:
- the spoIIIAE gene encoding stage III sporulation protein AE, with protein sequence MKQILQVLSIVIPFFFLIVPVVQASPEQVETGELPDTEMLVDSQLENLNIDELKGFWEDIIHQYGGFLPESQKGSLYEFIKGEKKFSFEQWITGIVKFVFHEFIVNGKLLGSLILLTIFSMFLQSLQNSFENSTISKVAYSIVFIVLIIIALNSFHVAITYSKEAIGSMIDFIFALIPLLLALIASSGGVISAAFFHPVILFLMNTSGLVIQNIVLPLLFLSALLSIVSILTEHYKVTQLAQMLRNWSIGLLGLFLTVFLGVVSVQGASTAITDGVTIRTAKFLTGNFIPVIGKAFTDATDTVINASVLLKNTVGIAGVVILLLIAAFPALKILMIAFIYKFAAAILQPLGGGPVIACLDVISKSVVYVFASLAIISLMFFLSVTVIIAAGNLTMMVR encoded by the coding sequence ACCTTTCTTTTTTTTGATCGTTCCGGTTGTACAAGCCTCTCCGGAACAAGTAGAAACCGGAGAATTACCTGATACAGAAATGCTTGTCGATTCACAGCTGGAAAATCTAAATATCGATGAATTGAAGGGATTTTGGGAAGATATTATTCACCAGTATGGCGGGTTTTTGCCTGAAAGCCAAAAGGGCAGTTTGTATGAGTTTATAAAAGGAGAGAAAAAATTCTCTTTTGAACAATGGATTACCGGGATTGTGAAATTTGTTTTTCATGAATTTATCGTGAATGGAAAACTGCTTGGTTCTCTGATTTTACTGACGATATTCAGCATGTTTTTGCAGTCTTTGCAAAATTCATTTGAAAACAGCACAATCAGCAAAGTTGCGTATTCGATCGTTTTTATCGTGCTGATCATTATTGCATTAAACAGTTTTCACGTTGCGATAACTTACTCAAAAGAAGCGATCGGATCAATGATTGACTTTATCTTTGCCCTAATACCTCTCTTGCTCGCGCTGATTGCTTCATCAGGCGGGGTAATTTCCGCGGCTTTTTTCCACCCGGTTATTCTGTTCTTAATGAACACGAGCGGGCTTGTTATTCAAAATATTGTTCTCCCGCTTTTGTTTTTATCAGCATTGTTAAGCATTGTCAGTATACTGACCGAGCATTACAAAGTCACACAGCTTGCCCAAATGCTCAGGAATTGGAGCATCGGCTTGCTTGGTTTATTTTTGACTGTCTTCCTTGGTGTAGTATCTGTCCAGGGTGCTTCAACTGCAATTACGGACGGAGTAACGATTAGAACGGCTAAGTTTCTTACGGGGAATTTTATTCCGGTTATTGGAAAAGCATTCACGGATGCGACAGATACAGTCATTAATGCATCTGTTCTTTTAAAAAATACAGTGGGGATAGCCGGGGTCGTCATTTTATTGTTAATTGCTGCGTTTCCTGCACTCAAAATATTGATGATTGCATTTATATACAAATTTGCCGCGGCCATTTTACAGCCGCTTGGCGGCGGTCCGGTAATAGCGTGCCTTGATGTGATCAGCAAGAGTGTTGTTTATGTATTTGCCTCATTGGCAATCATATCGCTTATGTTTTTTTTAAGCGTTACCGTTATCATTGCCGCCGGAAACTTAACGATGATGGTGAGATAG
- the spoIIIAF gene encoding stage III sporulation protein AF yields the protein MNFLKEWVTNIILFILLATVIDMLLPNSNLQKYTKIVTGLLLIAIILTPVLKLFSKDFETAMASIALVENPGEKNMENLIEMKKKEIQVSQHAYILEQMAVQLEKDAEGELMEQYGMEITKIDFLVNEDDKSAFPENLEKIVVQLRQTKEQSGAIEVVKKIEINTKHPLPSEQPAETKKITSFLSQKWNMKDEVIEVMIEGGIPEENEQ from the coding sequence ATGAATTTTTTAAAGGAATGGGTTACAAATATCATTCTCTTTATTTTACTGGCAACGGTCATCGATATGCTTCTCCCTAACTCGAATCTTCAAAAATACACAAAGATCGTGACCGGCTTGCTGTTGATTGCGATTATTTTAACGCCTGTGCTAAAGCTATTTTCCAAAGATTTTGAAACAGCTATGGCATCCATCGCTCTTGTTGAAAATCCGGGAGAAAAAAATATGGAAAATTTAATAGAAATGAAGAAAAAAGAAATACAAGTTTCTCAACATGCATATATTTTAGAACAAATGGCTGTCCAGTTAGAAAAGGACGCAGAGGGGGAATTGATGGAACAGTACGGCATGGAAATTACTAAAATTGATTTTTTAGTAAATGAAGATGACAAGAGTGCATTTCCGGAAAATTTGGAAAAAATAGTGGTCCAGTTGCGCCAGACAAAAGAACAATCCGGAGCAATTGAAGTGGTAAAAAAAATAGAAATTAATACAAAACATCCTCTTCCATCAGAACAGCCTGCCGAAACGAAAAAAATCACTTCTTTTCTCTCGCAAAAATGGAATATGAAAGATGAAGTTATTGAAGTAATGATAGAAGGGGGGATACCGGAAGAGAATGAACAATGA
- the nusB gene encoding transcription antitermination factor NusB, translating to MKRRTAREKALQALFQIDVSNAEPDAAIEHVLEDARGDEYLTRLVEGTVQNRDEIDETIKKHLEKWTLERLANVDRNLLRMAVFELKYCRDEVPANVVLDEAIEIAKIYGDEQSSRFINGVLSKVKDSL from the coding sequence ATGAAAAGACGCACAGCCAGAGAAAAAGCATTGCAGGCATTGTTCCAAATTGATGTAAGTAATGCGGAACCTGATGCAGCGATAGAACATGTATTGGAAGATGCCCGGGGTGATGAATATTTAACCCGATTGGTAGAAGGAACTGTTCAAAACCGTGATGAAATAGATGAAACGATTAAAAAACATCTTGAAAAATGGACATTGGAACGGCTGGCAAATGTGGACCGGAATTTGTTAAGGATGGCAGTATTTGAATTAAAATATTGCCGTGATGAGGTTCCGGCTAATGTTGTACTTGATGAGGCAATTGAAATTGCGAAAATTTATGGTGATGAACAATCCAGCAGATTTATTAACGGTGTTCTTTCGAAAGTGAAAGATAGTTTATAA
- the accB gene encoding acetyl-CoA carboxylase biotin carboxyl carrier protein encodes MLKVQEIRELIKLIDKSSIEEFVFEHEGSKIKLKKSSTETIAVSQPVLQTTVNEAPKPPAEPVPVVQAEVKAAEPKEELKQETAADTSNLHKITSPMVGTFYQAPSPDAEPFVKKGSVVTKDTVVCIIEAMKLFNEIEAEVNGEIVEILVKDGQLVEYGQPLFLVKPE; translated from the coding sequence ATGCTAAAAGTCCAAGAAATTCGCGAACTGATAAAACTTATTGACAAATCAAGCATTGAAGAATTCGTATTTGAACATGAAGGTTCAAAAATAAAATTGAAAAAAAGCAGTACTGAAACGATTGCTGTTTCCCAGCCTGTTTTACAAACAACTGTTAATGAAGCGCCAAAACCGCCGGCAGAACCGGTTCCGGTTGTGCAGGCCGAAGTAAAAGCAGCAGAGCCGAAAGAGGAATTGAAGCAAGAGACTGCCGCTGATACATCGAATTTACATAAAATCACATCTCCTATGGTTGGTACTTTTTATCAAGCACCTTCTCCAGATGCTGAACCATTTGTCAAAAAAGGGTCAGTCGTCACGAAAGATACTGTTGTGTGCATTATCGAAGCCATGAAGCTGTTTAATGAAATTGAGGCGGAGGTAAACGGTGAAATAGTTGAAATCCTTGTGAAAGACGGACAGCTTGTTGAATACGGCCAGCCTTTATTTTTGGTAAAACCTGAGTAA
- a CDS encoding SpoIIIAH-like family protein, translating to MLLKKQTVWLLTMLSLVVVLSVYYITSPEQNSNGVAGIEQKSDGPKSAVKGEENEMATSQTDQGTKIISETASDEVFEALRMDLDDQRSKRKEQLEEIVGSTDLPTEKRNQAYDEMKKLDEIALKEELLESLIKAMDYEDALVRVDGGQVRITVKADKLSPSAANEIIQMVKQEINDLEHVAVKFQPKK from the coding sequence ATGTTATTGAAAAAGCAAACAGTTTGGCTATTAACAATGTTAAGTTTGGTGGTTGTTTTATCTGTTTATTACATTACATCGCCGGAACAAAACAGCAACGGAGTGGCTGGAATAGAACAAAAGAGCGATGGTCCTAAATCAGCGGTAAAAGGCGAAGAAAATGAAATGGCAACTTCTCAAACCGATCAAGGAACCAAGATTATATCTGAGACGGCCAGCGATGAAGTGTTTGAAGCGTTAAGGATGGATCTTGACGATCAGCGAAGCAAAAGGAAAGAGCAGCTTGAAGAAATTGTTGGCTCTACAGACCTTCCAACGGAAAAACGCAATCAGGCATATGACGAAATGAAAAAGCTCGACGAAATTGCCTTAAAAGAGGAATTGCTTGAATCATTAATAAAAGCAATGGACTATGAAGATGCTTTAGTTCGCGTAGACGGAGGCCAGGTGAGAATTACCGTTAAAGCAGATAAGCTTTCTCCATCTGCTGCAAATGAAATCATCCAAATGGTGAAACAAGAAATCAACGATTTGGAACATGTGGCAGTGAAATTTCAGCCGAAAAAATAA
- the accC gene encoding acetyl-CoA carboxylase biotin carboxylase subunit — MIKKLLIANRGEIAVRIIRACREMGIESVAVYSEADRDSLHVQMADEAYCIGPTASKDSYLNFTNIISVAKLTGCDAIHPGYGFLAENADFAELCREVNITFVGPSPEAITKMGTKDIARETMREAGVPIVPGSQGIIKSPEEGVELAKKIGFPVIIKATAGGGGKGIRVARTEQDLIKGINITQQEALTAFGNPGVYIEKYIEDFRHVEIQILADSYGNVIHLGERDCSIQRRLQKLLEETPSPALDGEIREEMGTAAVKAAKAVDYTGAGTVEFIYDYRNRKFYFMEMNTRIQVEHPVTEMVTGVDLIKEQIRIASGERLNLKQEDVTFNGWAIECRINAENPEKNFMPSPGKINMYLPPGGLGVRIDSAAYPGYSIPPYYDSMIAKVITYGSTREEAIDRMKRALSEFVIDGIHTTIPFHLRLLNHEKFVEGQFNTKFLEMYDVMKTDD, encoded by the coding sequence ATGATAAAAAAATTATTGATTGCCAATAGAGGAGAGATTGCTGTCCGTATTATCCGAGCTTGCCGAGAAATGGGGATTGAATCTGTTGCCGTCTATTCTGAAGCAGACAGGGATTCTTTGCACGTGCAGATGGCCGATGAAGCATATTGCATTGGCCCGACCGCATCAAAGGACAGTTATTTGAACTTTACGAATATCATCAGCGTCGCCAAGCTGACCGGCTGTGATGCCATCCATCCGGGGTATGGTTTTCTGGCTGAAAACGCTGATTTTGCAGAGCTTTGCCGGGAAGTAAATATTACTTTCGTCGGACCGAGCCCTGAAGCGATAACAAAGATGGGTACGAAGGACATTGCCAGAGAAACGATGAGGGAAGCAGGAGTGCCTATTGTTCCGGGATCGCAAGGCATTATTAAAAGTCCTGAAGAAGGAGTAGAATTGGCGAAAAAAATCGGTTTTCCGGTAATCATTAAGGCAACTGCCGGAGGAGGCGGAAAAGGGATCCGCGTTGCAAGGACCGAACAGGATTTGATCAAAGGGATTAATATCACCCAGCAGGAAGCTTTAACGGCATTCGGCAATCCAGGAGTATATATTGAAAAATATATTGAAGATTTTCGCCATGTTGAAATTCAAATTCTTGCGGATTCATATGGAAACGTTATTCATCTTGGAGAAAGAGATTGCTCAATTCAACGGCGCCTGCAAAAACTGTTAGAAGAAACGCCGTCGCCGGCCCTTGATGGCGAAATCCGTGAAGAAATGGGTACTGCCGCAGTAAAAGCTGCAAAGGCGGTTGATTATACAGGCGCAGGCACGGTAGAATTTATATATGATTACCGCAATCGCAAGTTTTATTTCATGGAAATGAATACGCGCATTCAGGTGGAACATCCTGTTACGGAAATGGTGACGGGTGTTGATTTGATTAAAGAACAAATTAGAATTGCTTCAGGTGAAAGGCTGAATTTAAAACAGGAAGATGTAACCTTTAATGGTTGGGCTATTGAATGCCGCATAAATGCTGAAAATCCTGAGAAAAATTTCATGCCATCCCCTGGAAAGATTAATATGTATTTACCGCCTGGAGGACTTGGCGTGCGCATCGATTCTGCCGCTTATCCGGGTTATTCCATTCCGCCATACTATGATTCAATGATTGCGAAAGTGATCACATATGGAAGTACGCGTGAAGAAGCAATTGACCGAATGAAAAGGGCGTTGAGCGAATTTGTGATCGACGGGATTCATACGACCATACCATTCCATTTAAGGCTGCTCAACCATGAAAAATTTGTGGAGGGTCAATTCAATACAAAGTTTCTTGAAATGTATGATGTGATGAAAACAGACGATTAA
- the folD gene encoding bifunctional methylenetetrahydrofolate dehydrogenase/methenyltetrahydrofolate cyclohydrolase FolD, producing MTAQIINGKDIAKKKRSEIAKEVDELKKNNVTPGLAVILVGNNQASRTYVTSKQKACQELGMHSLLIEYPETVQESELLSKIEELNHDDTIHGILVQLPLPDHINEVKVIETISPDKDVDGFHPINIGRMMTGQDAFLPCTPYGIMVLLKEMGIDAAGKNVVVVGRSNIVGKPSGQLFLNENATVTYCHSKTKDLKAHTKNADILVAAVGRANFITADYIKEGAVVIDVGINRNEEGKLCGDVAFEEAKEIASYITPVPGGVGPMTITMLMYNTLKAAKNFQSKLQKIK from the coding sequence ATGACAGCTCAAATTATTAACGGAAAAGACATTGCCAAGAAAAAAAGAAGCGAAATTGCTAAAGAAGTTGACGAATTGAAAAAAAATAATGTGACACCCGGTTTGGCAGTCATCCTTGTCGGAAACAACCAGGCATCAAGAACATATGTGACAAGCAAGCAAAAAGCCTGCCAAGAACTTGGGATGCATTCTTTGTTAATTGAGTATCCAGAAACAGTTCAAGAATCAGAATTGTTAAGTAAGATTGAAGAATTAAATCATGACGATACCATCCATGGAATTCTCGTTCAGCTGCCTCTTCCTGACCATATAAATGAAGTGAAAGTGATAGAGACAATATCGCCTGATAAAGATGTAGATGGTTTTCATCCCATCAATATCGGGCGGATGATGACAGGGCAGGATGCCTTTTTGCCTTGTACGCCGTATGGGATCATGGTTTTGCTTAAGGAAATGGGGATTGACGCAGCCGGGAAAAATGTCGTTGTGGTCGGCCGGAGCAATATTGTCGGTAAGCCATCAGGACAATTGTTCCTTAATGAAAACGCAACTGTTACATACTGTCATTCAAAAACGAAAGATTTAAAAGCACACACCAAAAACGCTGATATCCTTGTAGCCGCAGTAGGTAGGGCCAATTTTATTACGGCCGACTATATTAAGGAAGGTGCGGTAGTAATTGATGTAGGGATCAATCGGAATGAAGAAGGAAAACTGTGCGGAGATGTTGCCTTCGAGGAAGCAAAGGAAATTGCCAGTTATATCACCCCTGTACCTGGAGGGGTCGGACCGATGACGATTACGATGCTTATGTATAACACTTTGAAAGCAGCGAAAAACTTTCAATCAAAGCTGCAAAAAATAAAATAA
- a CDS encoding Asp23/Gls24 family envelope stress response protein, producing MTENQILEMNQENTGLGKVEIAPEVIEVIAGIAASEVEGVSQMRGNFATGVVERLGKKSHGKGVKVELTEDGIKVDVYCIMKFGVSIPAVAQKIQDNIRQALLNMTALEAQEVNIHVVGIQFENQKAESDYEQEM from the coding sequence ATGACCGAGAATCAAATTCTTGAGATGAATCAAGAAAATACGGGCTTAGGGAAAGTGGAAATTGCCCCTGAAGTGATTGAAGTAATCGCAGGAATTGCCGCTTCAGAAGTAGAAGGAGTTTCACAAATGCGCGGCAATTTTGCAACAGGTGTCGTCGAACGTCTTGGAAAGAAGAGCCACGGCAAAGGCGTTAAAGTCGAATTAACGGAGGACGGCATAAAGGTAGATGTGTATTGCATTATGAAGTTCGGCGTCTCCATCCCGGCTGTTGCCCAAAAAATTCAAGATAATATCCGCCAAGCGCTCTTGAACATGACTGCCCTTGAAGCACAGGAAGTCAACATCCATGTTGTCGGAATTCAATTCGAAAACCAAAAGGCTGAAAGCGATTACGAACAAGAAATGTAA
- the spoIIIAG gene encoding stage III sporulation protein AG — protein sequence MNNDKGPLTWLKNLFSKEGHSEKKPGKYHYLLLVLLFGAAIMLISNMLYSGNASTPDMQVFNNKEANKAEEVPAFGQKKSEKKSLMQHYEEAYETQLKEALEGILGVDDVTVVVNVDATEKQILEKNFVTQSQTTTETDREGGTRKVEDASKDEQLVIVRNGEKEIPIVVETKKPEIRGVLVVAKGADNIQIKKWIIEAVTRVLDVPSHRVAVMPKKSKGDS from the coding sequence ATGAACAATGATAAAGGACCGCTGACTTGGCTTAAAAATCTCTTTTCGAAAGAAGGACATTCAGAAAAAAAACCTGGAAAATATCATTATTTACTTCTCGTTCTTTTGTTTGGTGCAGCGATTATGCTCATTAGCAATATGCTTTACAGTGGGAATGCTTCAACGCCAGATATGCAGGTTTTTAACAATAAAGAAGCAAATAAAGCAGAAGAGGTTCCAGCCTTTGGACAAAAGAAATCAGAAAAAAAGAGTTTGATGCAGCATTATGAAGAAGCATATGAAACTCAGTTAAAAGAGGCATTGGAAGGCATCCTTGGCGTAGATGATGTCACCGTTGTAGTCAATGTGGATGCGACTGAAAAACAGATATTAGAAAAAAATTTCGTAACACAGTCTCAAACGACAACCGAAACGGATCGGGAAGGCGGAACACGAAAAGTAGAAGATGCTTCTAAAGATGAACAATTGGTCATCGTCCGCAACGGAGAAAAAGAGATTCCGATTGTCGTTGAAACAAAGAAACCTGAAATTCGCGGAGTTCTTGTTGTGGCAAAAGGGGCAGACAACATTCAAATAAAAAAATGGATAATTGAGGCTGTAACGAGGGTTCTGGATGTACCAAGCCATCGGGTTGCGGTTATGCCGAAAAAATCGAAGGGGGATTCATAA